The Antarcticibacterium sp. 1MA-6-2 genome has a window encoding:
- a CDS encoding SMP-30/gluconolactonase/LRE family protein has product MAEGAELELLEDGFKFTEGPAADREGNLYFTDQPNNRIMKWSVVDSTVSVYMEKAGRANGLFFDKEENLLACADENSELWKIDKDKNVTVLVNDFEGKRLNGPNDLWVDSKGGVYFTDPYYQRDYWERTKKDIESERVYYLSPDRKKLKIVIDDFEQPNGIVGTPDGKTLYVADIGAKKTWSYNIEPDGSLGGKKLFAEMGSDGMTIDSNGNVYLTGKGVTVFNKAGEKIDHILINKDWTGNLIFGGEDHQTLFITAMDAVYSLKMNVKGVRWEQ; this is encoded by the coding sequence ATGGCGGAAGGAGCGGAATTAGAGCTGTTGGAAGATGGTTTCAAGTTTACTGAAGGCCCTGCTGCAGACCGTGAAGGAAATCTGTATTTTACCGATCAGCCGAACAATCGCATTATGAAATGGTCAGTAGTTGATAGTACTGTATCTGTCTATATGGAAAAGGCAGGACGGGCTAATGGTCTATTCTTCGATAAAGAAGAAAATTTACTGGCCTGTGCAGATGAAAACTCGGAACTGTGGAAGATCGATAAAGACAAAAATGTAACTGTTCTGGTGAATGATTTTGAAGGGAAAAGGCTCAATGGTCCTAACGATCTTTGGGTAGATAGTAAAGGCGGAGTATATTTTACAGATCCTTATTACCAAAGGGACTACTGGGAGCGCACAAAAAAAGATATTGAGAGCGAACGGGTATACTACCTTTCTCCTGATAGAAAAAAACTGAAGATCGTAATTGATGATTTTGAGCAGCCAAACGGGATTGTTGGCACCCCTGATGGTAAAACTTTGTATGTGGCTGATATAGGAGCAAAGAAAACCTGGTCCTACAACATTGAACCCGATGGCAGCCTTGGCGGGAAAAAACTCTTTGCTGAGATGGGTTCTGATGGAATGACGATTGACAGTAATGGGAATGTCTATTTAACCGGAAAAGGAGTTACTGTCTTTAATAAAGCAGGAGAGAAAATAGACCATATTTTAATAAATAAAGATTGGACTGGAAACCTCATCTTTGGAGGAGAAGATCATCAAACTTTATTTATTACGGCTATGGACGCTGTTTATAGCTTGAAGATGAACGTCAAAGGAGTGCGTTGGGAACAGTAA
- a CDS encoding GNAT family N-acetyltransferase: MDFAEDFARGNNFTSVRLDTFSQNKRNQRFYESRGYQKLGDIFFPKQSEYPFHCYELVL, from the coding sequence ATGGATTTTGCTGAAGATTTTGCGCGGGGAAATAACTTTACTTCTGTTCGTTTAGACACTTTCAGTCAAAATAAAAGAAATCAGCGGTTTTACGAAAGCCGCGGATACCAGAAGCTGGGTGACATCTTTTTCCCGAAGCAGAGTGAATATCCCTTTCATTGCTATGAACTGGTTCTTTAA
- a CDS encoding MATE family efflux transporter translates to MDTSVSFRNINRIAIPAIIAGVAEPLISLTDIAIIGNVEENPIEALAAAGIVGSFLSAIIWIVAQTKTAISAIVSQHLGANRLHAVKTLIPQAIYFNLLFSFVIYAVTAFFTEAIFTAYNAEGLILNYSEDYYRIRALGYPLTLVTFAIFGVFRGLQNTLWAMKCSLTGAIVNVGLDYLLVYGVEGYIPAMHLKGAAYASLAAQAIMLAMALWFFFRKTPFHLKLSLNINPRLRGLLLMAANLFVRTAALNFAIYLANAYATDYGKTYIAAQSILMNIWLFFSFFIDGYANAGNAIGGRLLGARDYKNLWELSKKISKYAVLIALMLMGICVVFYDEIGLIFNKEESVLLMFSSVFWIVLLMQPVNAIAFMFDGIFKGLGEAKYLRNLLLGATFLGFVQALLISDYFGLKLHAIWIAFFVWMIIRSSALVIQFRRKYLKKEV, encoded by the coding sequence TTGGACACTTCAGTAAGCTTCAGAAATATCAACAGAATAGCCATTCCGGCAATTATCGCAGGTGTGGCCGAACCTTTGATCTCGCTTACTGATATTGCCATAATTGGAAATGTTGAAGAGAATCCTATTGAAGCCCTGGCAGCTGCGGGAATTGTGGGCTCATTTCTTTCAGCAATAATCTGGATCGTGGCCCAGACCAAAACAGCGATCTCTGCCATTGTTTCTCAGCACCTTGGCGCTAATCGGCTGCACGCAGTAAAAACTCTAATCCCACAAGCAATTTATTTCAACCTGCTATTCAGTTTTGTTATTTATGCTGTTACGGCATTTTTTACTGAAGCTATTTTTACTGCTTATAATGCAGAAGGTCTGATTCTGAATTATTCTGAAGATTATTACAGAATCCGTGCGCTGGGATATCCCTTGACACTGGTGACTTTCGCTATTTTTGGAGTTTTCCGTGGTCTGCAGAATACGCTTTGGGCTATGAAATGCAGCCTCACAGGAGCTATTGTGAACGTGGGACTGGACTACCTGTTGGTGTATGGAGTTGAAGGTTATATTCCTGCCATGCATTTAAAAGGCGCTGCTTACGCGAGTCTTGCAGCACAGGCCATAATGCTGGCCATGGCTCTCTGGTTCTTTTTCAGAAAAACCCCTTTTCATCTAAAGCTGAGCTTAAATATAAATCCGCGTTTGAGAGGTTTACTACTTATGGCGGCTAATCTTTTTGTTCGCACAGCAGCACTTAATTTCGCTATTTACCTGGCAAACGCCTATGCTACAGATTACGGAAAAACATACATCGCCGCTCAAAGTATCCTGATGAACATCTGGCTTTTCTTTTCTTTTTTTATTGACGGTTACGCTAATGCCGGAAATGCTATAGGCGGAAGGTTATTAGGCGCCCGGGATTATAAAAATCTGTGGGAACTTAGCAAGAAAATAAGCAAATATGCAGTTCTAATAGCATTGATGCTAATGGGAATATGTGTAGTATTTTACGATGAAATAGGGCTGATCTTTAATAAGGAGGAAAGCGTCCTCCTTATGTTCTCATCAGTCTTTTGGATCGTTTTACTAATGCAACCTGTTAATGCCATCGCCTTTATGTTCGACGGAATTTTTAAAGGCCTGGGAGAAGCAAAATACCTGCGGAACTTACTTCTTGGTGCCACTTTCTTAGGATTCGTGCAAGCTTTACTTATTTCTGATTATTTCGGACTGAAACTGCACGCCATCTGGATTGCATTCTTCGTCTGGATGATCATTAGGAGCAGTGCTTTAGTAATTCAATTCCGAAGAAAATATTTAAAGAAGGAAGTGTGA
- a CDS encoding enoyl-CoA hydratase/isomerase family protein encodes MATTRENGSLYTKIENKVAIVEFGHPASNSFPSELLERLENEINKLSNEDSVNVIVLRSEGEGTFCAGASFDELTAIEDEQQGKAFFSGFANVINAMRRCSKIIVGRVQGKAVGGGVGLAAACDYVLATEAAAIKLSELSIGIGPFVIAPAVERKMGVAALAELTLAATDWKNAYWAKEKGLYARVFDSVKELDKEVTIFAEKLASYNPKALLEMKKILWKNTEHWENLLAERAAISGELVLSDLTKQALSKFKKS; translated from the coding sequence ATGGCGACCACCCGCGAAAACGGAAGTTTATATACTAAAATCGAGAACAAGGTTGCAATTGTGGAATTTGGACACCCCGCCAGTAATTCCTTTCCTTCTGAACTTTTGGAAAGGCTTGAAAACGAAATCAACAAACTTTCCAATGAGGATAGTGTAAATGTAATTGTTTTGAGATCTGAAGGTGAGGGAACTTTTTGTGCAGGGGCATCTTTTGATGAACTTACTGCTATTGAAGACGAACAACAGGGGAAGGCATTTTTTTCAGGATTTGCAAATGTGATCAATGCGATGCGCAGGTGCAGTAAAATTATTGTGGGTAGAGTGCAGGGAAAAGCAGTTGGTGGCGGAGTGGGACTTGCAGCAGCCTGTGATTATGTGCTGGCGACAGAAGCCGCAGCTATAAAACTTTCAGAATTAAGTATTGGAATAGGACCCTTTGTCATTGCTCCCGCAGTGGAACGAAAAATGGGAGTCGCCGCGCTTGCAGAACTCACCCTTGCCGCTACCGACTGGAAGAATGCATATTGGGCCAAGGAAAAAGGATTATATGCCCGGGTTTTTGATTCGGTTAAGGAGCTTGATAAGGAGGTGACAATATTTGCTGAAAAACTCGCTTCTTATAATCCGAAGGCGCTGCTGGAAATGAAGAAGATCCTCTGGAAAAATACTGAACATTGGGAAAATTTACTTGCAGAAAGAGCAGCGATTTCCGGAGAATTAGTACTTTCCGACCTTACTAAACAAGCCCTGTCAAAATTTAAAAAATCTTAA
- a CDS encoding 2OG-Fe(II) oxygenase → MEDAVELFEQLEFKENPLYEKIISGIIEDQYYIAEDFFNAEEVALLRDTLLKKYEEDAFKKAAIGNHFNEVIQKSVRGDFILWINEADAGEAEKIFFNKINSLVTYLNKTCFLGILHKEFHYAVYPEGTFYKRHLDTFQNDDRRKLSLVCYLNDEDWQPENGGELVIYKEENGVEVPKTIYPFPGRVVIFESQLLEHEVKLVKTTRLSITDWLKTR, encoded by the coding sequence ATGGAAGATGCAGTAGAACTTTTTGAGCAACTGGAATTTAAAGAAAATCCGCTATACGAAAAGATCATTTCCGGAATTATTGAGGATCAATATTATATAGCTGAAGACTTTTTTAATGCTGAAGAAGTCGCTCTTTTAAGAGACACCTTGTTGAAAAAATATGAAGAAGACGCTTTTAAAAAAGCTGCAATTGGGAATCACTTTAATGAGGTTATTCAGAAATCGGTTAGAGGAGATTTCATTTTATGGATCAATGAAGCTGATGCAGGAGAGGCGGAAAAGATCTTTTTTAATAAAATAAATTCCCTGGTCACTTATCTTAACAAAACCTGTTTCCTGGGGATCCTTCATAAGGAATTTCACTATGCAGTTTATCCTGAAGGAACTTTTTACAAGAGGCATCTTGACACTTTTCAAAATGACGACAGGAGAAAACTCTCCCTCGTTTGTTATTTAAATGATGAAGACTGGCAGCCTGAAAATGGCGGGGAACTTGTTATTTATAAAGAGGAAAACGGAGTGGAGGTGCCAAAAACTATTTATCCTTTTCCGGGAAGGGTAGTGATTTTTGAGAGCCAACTACTGGAGCACGAGGTAAAGCTAGTTAAAACAACCCGCTTAAGTATTACTGACTGGTTAAAAACGAGGTAA
- a CDS encoding IS110 family transposase has protein sequence MKKLVVGIDISMNDFHACIKLRTENDVIKIKGTRTFENTEKGFQEFYSWALKQQKNNYSLKFVMEATGIYYENLAYFLYANDQNVSVVLANKIKNYAKSLNIKTKTDKGDSKMITYFGIERKLEEWQPMSPGYKDLRDLCRELLSIKKEKQRAQSQLHALEKSHRKLEVVLKLKREQIEFFEKAIKLIKKDIKAKVNQDVVLKEKIRKIKTTPGLGFETAVILVCETNGFALFNNISQLVSYAGLDVTQNESGKYKGKTRISKRGNTRIRQALYMPSMSAVQANEPIKKLYERVKERNPDIKRKGIVAGMRKLLILAYTLWKKDEEYRKDYDWTQSKKENKSINQIPKKAEPKAPH, from the coding sequence ATGAAAAAGCTTGTGGTTGGCATTGATATCTCTATGAATGATTTTCATGCCTGTATTAAATTAAGAACAGAAAATGATGTTATTAAGATTAAAGGCACCCGTACTTTTGAAAATACAGAAAAAGGATTCCAGGAATTCTATTCTTGGGCTTTAAAACAGCAAAAGAATAATTATTCTCTCAAGTTCGTAATGGAGGCCACAGGGATCTATTATGAGAATCTGGCATATTTTCTATATGCTAATGACCAGAATGTATCTGTAGTGCTGGCTAATAAAATCAAGAACTACGCTAAGAGCCTTAATATCAAAACAAAAACAGACAAGGGTGACTCAAAGATGATTACCTATTTTGGAATAGAAAGAAAACTGGAAGAATGGCAACCAATGTCCCCAGGCTATAAAGATCTTAGGGATCTATGTAGAGAACTTCTTAGTATTAAAAAAGAAAAGCAACGAGCCCAATCGCAACTTCATGCCCTTGAAAAGTCTCATAGAAAGCTGGAAGTCGTTTTAAAATTAAAGAGAGAACAAATTGAATTCTTTGAAAAAGCCATTAAGCTCATTAAAAAAGATATTAAAGCCAAGGTAAATCAGGATGTGGTTTTAAAAGAGAAAATAAGAAAAATAAAAACCACCCCAGGATTAGGGTTTGAAACAGCAGTGATTTTAGTATGTGAAACAAATGGATTTGCTCTTTTTAATAACATTAGCCAATTGGTAAGCTATGCGGGATTAGATGTAACACAAAATGAGTCTGGAAAATATAAAGGAAAAACAAGAATCTCAAAACGAGGTAACACAAGGATACGCCAGGCTTTATATATGCCTTCTATGAGTGCTGTTCAAGCTAATGAGCCTATTAAAAAATTATATGAAAGAGTGAAAGAGAGAAATCCAGATATTAAAAGAAAAGGCATAGTAGCCGGAATGAGAAAATTATTGATCCTTGCCTATACCCTCTGGAAAAAAGATGAAGAATATAGAAAGGATTATGACTGGACCCAATCAAAAAAAGAAAATAAAAGTATAAACCAAATTCCAAAAAAAGCGGAGCCCAAAGCCCCGCACTAG